The Parus major isolate Abel chromosome Z, Parus_major1.1, whole genome shotgun sequence genome has a window encoding:
- the LOC107215924 gene encoding uncharacterized protein LOC107215924 isoform X1, translating into MLLRSGRIKPYQMPRQRRQPVKKKFLLERMRTAPGKPVFSLRKTVKCYILTEDSKTVHFDIDEDGHHEICTKDSQSHEDIAWLSVFTRNEAAVTDSKNLVILTQRSKLNEFVLLCKGKKHLSLKVLKASCSEPDCPSVERCNMKTCNHEDPDFKQLSEDNNFFIMHYQGDSVQFQCYEDRSYYLCVNNDSLDIRKLENKEPNEDKNFYFRVSYLQEK; encoded by the exons ATGCTGCTCCGCTCAGGCCGTATAAAGCCGTATCAAATGCCTCGCCAGAGAAGGCAGCCCgtgaagaagaaatttctgCTTGAACGTATGAGAACAGCTCCTGGAAAGCCAG TGTTTAGTCTGCgaaaaacagtgaaatgttATATCCTAACCGAAGATTCAAAAACCGTGCATTTTGATATTGATGAAGATGGTCATCATGAAATATGTACCAAGGATTCACAATCCCATGAAG ATATTGCGTGGTTAAGTGTGTTCACAAGGAACGAAGCAGCAGTTACTG ATTCTAAAAATTTGGTGATCCTCACACAGAGATCAAAGCTAAATGAATTTGTCCTGTTGTGCAAGGGTAAGAAGCATCTCTCTCTGAAG GTCTTAAAAGCATCCTGTTCAGAGCCAGATTGTCCTTCAGTGGAGAGATGCAATATGAAAACATGCAACCATGAAGATCCTGACTTTAAACAG CTGAGTGAAGATAATAACTTTTTCATCATGCATTACCAAGGAGATTCAGTGCAGTTCCAATGCTATGAAGACAGAAGTTACTATCTGTGTGTGAACAACGACTCACTTGATATTCGcaagctggaaaacaaagagcCCAACGAGGACAAAAATTTTTACTTCAGGGTGTCATATTTACAGGAAAAGTAA